The DNA sequence AATCGTTGGTGCTGATTGGAAGAAATTGTCCCAACCTTAAGGTTCTCAAAAGAAATCTCATGAATTGGCTTGATCCTTCCCAACACCGAGGGATTGTTCCTGACGATTATCTAAATGCTTGTCCGCAAGATGGAGACGATGAGGCTGCTGCAATTGCTAATTCCATGCCTGGTCTAGAGCAGCTTGAGATTAGGTTCTCCAAGTTAACAGCTAAGGGCCTCAATTCCATATGTCAGGGATGTCCCAACCTTGAGTTCTTGGATTTGTCTGGGTGTGCTAACTTGACTAGTCGAGACATTGCAAATGCATCTTCTAGTTTGGTGCacttgaaagaaattaaaaagccTAATTTCTATATCCCCAGGTCTGTCTTCCACACTGAAAGGTATGGTCATTGGAGTTTGTATGATGAGAGATTTCAAACGGATATTTTCCAAATCTGAGCAGTGATGGGAAGATCGATCTAAGATGTAAACACTGAGTTCATCACTTAATCTTCTTTCCGCTGCTTTTTGGATATCTTAGCAGGGTCTCTATGGTTATTTTCACAGTCAAATATGTATAGTAGAAATTATAATCTCTGTCTATGTAGTTATATGTTGTTTTCCTTCCATCATTTTGATGTATTTGCAATGTATTTGTGTTGTCTCAAGTTCTCATAATAGATTTATCTCgtaatattgtaattatttcttttaccttttggaTGCTGCATTACTTATATCTTTCTCCTAGCAACCTTCCATAAAATGTCTCAGGAATCTATGTTCTTAAATGCATTATTTTTCTTACTGGCCTTAAATAAAGTATCCCACCATTGCGATATACATGCTTATATGACTTCTATCTAGAGCTAGAATTTAAATTGGTTGCCAAGTTATAGTAGCTAGGTTCATTGGGGTGAGTTGTGTTTCTGATGTTTGAGATATTCAGTTCACTCTTTTTATTCACATTGCTACCCGCTCTAGACATTgaaaggatataaagtatcgAGTCAACTAAGAAATCCAAccttaagttattgtttttatacACCACGGAAAATTTACCCACATGATCCAAAGTTTACAAACGCAGTTGTATGATAAATCTATAATATATTAAAGCTACGATCAGCAGTGCTCGTGTCTATAATAATACAAATCAAAATACAGAAGTGCACTGCTAACACAATGCAAAATTCTTGATTTGACTCGTTAAGGAGTAGGATAGATTTCAGACATGTGTAGGCAATCTGGGTGTCATGGTAATGTACCATTGTGTACCTTATGTTTTGGGTGTGCTAATAATAAGTGGTAGTAGCGAGAAACTTATATTATCTTTTGGGTGCCATGGTAATGGTAACAAGATGAAGATTCAGGGCTAAGTAATTCGATAGAAGCAAGGAACTAAAAGCAGTCCAAAAACCAGATGCCCAAGTGCCGCCATGAATAAGGATGGAGGTTTGATTGAATTGGAGTTTGATGCATTCCGAACATTGCGGGGCCTTAAGTTGCTTGGTCCTCTATAAACTGCTTTTCCTAACCGAGAAATCCTTGTATATCTGGCAGCATGCAATTCTGGAAATTTTCTTTGACTGCAAGGTTTGCTTGATCCCATGATCATACCGTGCATTGCTGCATGTAAAGAGAGAAATGGTTTATGATCGAAATGTCCAATTTCAACATTATTTTGATGCaagaaataagatgaaaaacTGTAAGgtggagaaagaaaaattagcAGATGGGAAGTTCAAAATTGGTTACGTTTAGGCTCCTTTTGTTCTGGCTTGGAGGTTCTAAAATCTCCAGTATCTTCAGTGCATGTGCTTCCGTAAGCTGAATACGTGAGAATGCTGAACAACAGAAAGAACCATATAGCTAGTGTTTTGCTCATGTCTTGTACTTGATTGAATGTAAATTGTCAAGTGATTGGTGGTGTTAATAATCAAGTTTGTGGCAATGCACTTGTGTTGGATTAATAATCAAGTTCATTATTTATAGAGTTTCGGGTCTGTAAAAACACGGAAAAGCGTACAGCTGAGTTAGGAAGCTTTATTTTTGTGAACAGAATCAATTTCATTGATGTAAGAAGTGATCAAAGAGAAAGTTCATTACCAGATTACTCTTCAAATGATTCTTTTCCGGAAGAGACACGTGCAGTTGAGAcgctttatttaatttatctaataatattGCAAACTTATCTAGTTTATAGCATTCTTTCGGTTAAATAAAACGACTAAGTACTGCgtatttattctctttttttgtcaaaaaaaatggATTACACCGAATTTTGAAAAACTGGTAGAGAATTTATTCTTTTAGAACAGTGGTGAcgcaaaaataaaggaaaaaagagatcATTTGGAATTGGgattgtttaatttattctttgagacaattaaaattaaaatttactttaaattgtttaataataaatatatgtttatttgTTCATTTTGTAGACAGGTTCATTTTAGCCTTTTGCTTTTTAAGTTTTGGACACATCTCATGAAAAACATTGCCGTATTTTTTACCTCTGCCTTCCAAGTTCCAAGAGACAGTGGGGGGATTCTTTGCTGACTGCTCTATTGGTGTGGCCATTCCTAGGccttatcaaaatcaaaatctagTACAAGAGAAAAGATTATAAGGAGACCCTTTCGGCTCAGCGGAGATTCATGTCATCCTGTTAAATTAGGCCAACATTTGGCCGGTTGAAATcaagatttgttttttttgtcgGCAAAATGATGCCCTTTGTCAAAGTGAATTATATTATGCTATGAGTAAATGTAGTTGAATTTGGCTCGTGAGTTAATCGAGTTATACAaatgttattcaattttttagtgTTGATTTTGTTCAGGTCAGTTAACCTACTGATTGACATGGGTTAACTGGAGTGAGTCAGACTAATATGTCAACTCGAAaaagggatatatatatatttgtgtgtaAATTATTACATTGTTCGAacgaataaaaaatacatttaagaaaatgaatatttaatgaaagataACTTTTTTTGACAGTGAAAAgataactttataaaaaaagtaaattgagGATTACTttgacttataatttttttcttcagtttGGAAaacatttattagataaaaagcTTGAGATTTGCTGTCGTCTCTTGGCTTCCTAATAATTTTGTCACCAAATAAGTGAgtctcaattatttttttccctatttTTCTCCTCTAAATTAACAAGTTAAAGCttgtgatgatgtttgaaatACTCAAtttctttcaacaaaaaaaaaatcaacccaAACAAATAAGATTAAGGATACATTTGGATTATAATTTCCAAATATGATTTAGTCTAATtaaaaagtaacattttttttactcaaaccatAAATTGGAACTAAAATATTATGTTCAAATAATTTTGTGAAATATGTTATTCAGGCACGATGTTGTGTTAGGTGAAGGGGTTATGTTATAGCTCCGcaaatttttaattctcttgATTTTATAAGTAACTTTGTTTAAGAAAgaagtattatatttttacctTAATTATCTAATCGATAGTATTTTTCTGGGTAGTCactccaattaaaaaattatttgacctctcaaatttgttgattttcttcatttgatagtatttgttgattttttatagACGAAATTAAATTTACACTCAACCATTGTTTGAGATGCACAAATTATAATCCAAACTCCAAGAGCAAATGCTACTCACCAAGCAGACGTGAATGACCATGAGCAGGTTCTAGCTTACATAAGTTCCATTACCAGGCACCACATtcgttttttcatttttctcagtAACAGTTTTTCCTATATGGACCAATCATGTTTAGCGAAAGAGACAATTAATAATATCCGGTTTAAGCTTCAGAAACGATGAGACACCGCCAAGTTGTTTTGCCAATTCACCTGTGACTCGGTCCATATAGAGAGCATAAAGTCCATTTCTGCTTTCCAGAAGTTCTAATGCTTTTCTTAACTGGACAATTGATGTCACCCAATCTTCAAGGAGCACTGTAATTGTAACCACTCAGTTCAAATTTTTAAACTCGGTTCATTTCTATTACATAACTACAGTCAGTTAGCAAGAATAATTGATTGGTATGACagaaattgaacaaaaatataCAGTAAAAACGTAATATCCGGTTTGTTAAGAACAATAGTTGAGAAAAATACTAAATGTGGCACACTTAAATTTGTTTTGGCTAATAGAAATCAAAACTCAAGATGTCAACAAATTACTTTAGTTCGGAAAGAAAATTGTAGAGTAAACATCAGTAGAAAGTATGAAGCATACAGTTGTCAAAATCTTCAGCTTTTGACCACTCTGATAAGTAATCCGTCACCAAGAACTCGATAAGCTGGATCCTGACATCCccacaaataaaaattagatcCATGTTATGTCTTCAAAACCATTATTCCTTTCCACAAAACCTGTATTGAGGTACTCGTTATGATTTATGAATCTGGAGATTATACTGATGTGTTTTTGCAAAGAACTTACATTATGAACATACTTTCATGCATGTTAGGAAAGCCATCATCAAAAGGATCAGAGAAAAGCAAACGTTCAGCTAGTACCAAAATTCTTTGACAAACTGAAAGTATTGCCCGCTGACCAATATAAGGCTCACTTCCAAGTTTACGGATCAAATGTTGAATACAAAATTGAGCATTGGTTCCCGTGTGTTGAGACCCTTCAAGATTAGAATTTGAAAAGGGAACGGCAAAGAAAAAAGACAGTAAGCCAATGATTAAGAAATAAACGATTATAAAGTGGTGAAGGCGCGAAGCTACATAAAAGTCACAAATGCGACAATTTTACACTCGTTTACGGTCTCACGTTCACATACAAAAAGTCATAAATGCGACAATTTTACACTCGTTTACGGTCTCACACATTAACATACAAAGTAATATACATTTTGTCATAATCAATCTCAAACTAAGCATACCAGTTTCTGACAAGGACGAGCACATCTGCCTAATCAAACGTGTAACTAGGCTGTTGATAATTCCTTCAACAAGTTCCAGGTTCCTTCCCATAGATAAAAAATTCTTCAATGTAACTTCAGAAAAGGCATACAAATTAATCTTCAGTGTGGATAACAAAGAAATATGATGGTGGTTTACTGTGTAATTCATATAATGGTGATCCATAACGAAaccataaaaatcaaacatagtATAGCTCAAGAAgtaaaattttatgtaaatcACACGCAACTCAAATTACTGTAATAAGTTACCGTACAGGATGCGGCTCATTAAAAGCTTTAAGATGAGAGTGGGAGATTGCCCATGAGCTTGCATGTTATTGTTTACAACATAAATTACTATGAAGTACAGTTAGAATGATCATATCTGGCGTATAAGCCCATAGCCATAATTCATTTAGCAGCTGACCTATGTTAAGCACTAAGAAGCTAGTTTCACAGAATTCTGAGGATGAAAAGTTAACAGATATACgatttcaattatttaattaggaggaaaaaaaaataaaggtaggAAAAGCTCTTCACTTGGTGAAAAGAACAGAATACCCAATATAAAGTCTACAGCTTGATGTGCCAGATTTGCAAACTTGGAATCATCCACCTGCAAAATACATCGAGTACACCACACGatgaaaaaatacattaacACAGCATAGCAAAAAGAATTAACTGTTCACATCTTATTCAATAACACCAGTATTTGTAGGACCTCTACTACGAACTGCATCATTTAAATGTTAAACGGATAGTGAAGCATCCTGACCGGTGATACAGAGTCACAGATTTCCAAGATAAAATCAACGGAGGCCCTAAGCTGCTCTGTGTCATCCTCCTCAATTAAGCCTgcagttttagttttaaattagaaaacagATTCGGTACAATTCCATTCACTTCACATCAAAATTCCCAAAAGTAGCCACTTCATCTTgacctaatttaaaaaaaccacAGTTCTTATCACAAAGTATGGAATACAGTACACTAATACTCATTCGTTTATAACTAAAATGCTATTAATTATATGTACCTAAAGAAAGCCGActtgaagaggaagaagaagaacctaCTCTTTTCCTCCTTTCCTTAAATCGCACTACAGAAGGCAAATTTTCAACGTCAGTTCAAAAGCATAGTGTCGTaacaaagaagaagataatgatgatgatgatgatgacgacGACGATGATTAAAACCTTGTCTTAGAAATCTGCGTCGAAGGACGTCGCTGAATCTGCTGTCAAAACCAGTTCCATGATGCATAGGGCTTAATTCTCCGAAATTGTCGAAGAAATAACACTTGCAAGCAGCACTCTCAGGGAAGAGATCGCAGTGCGAAGCATCTACATCCAGAAAATAAGAATCAATTCGTCATTGCACGTGAACACGAGTTAATAGGAGAGAGGAATGAGGTCGAAACCTTGAGCGTCTTTGAGATCTTCTCGAAGCCTCAggatctcttgctttctttcCTTGGCCTGAGAATCCGAAGGTGAAACGATAGCGAAGAGTAGAAAGCATTAGATTGAGAAGAAAACGAAGGAAGCGTTTCGAACCTTTCGCTTCCAACGGAGAAGAGCGTCAGATTGTGAAGGAGATAGCGCATTGGACTCCTTTACACTTTTCAAAACCTTTGATCTCAGAAGCGATATCGCCACCGCAAGCTTCATCGATTCATCGCTCCTTCTTGCATCTTCGTTCTCTGCCATTTACTTCTTCAGTTCAGATGAAAAAGGCGCGAAACCTATGAGg is a window from the Glycine max cultivar Williams 82 chromosome 2, Glycine_max_v4.0, whole genome shotgun sequence genome containing:
- the LOC100789284 gene encoding protein MULTIPOLAR SPINDLE 1 — its product is MAENEDARRSDESMKLAVAISLLRSKVLKSVKESNALSPSQSDALLRWKRKAKERKQEILRLREDLKDAQDASHCDLFPESAACKCYFFDNFGELSPMHHGTGFDSRFSDVLRRRFLRQVRFKERRKRVGSSSSSSSRLSLGLIEEDDTEQLRASVDFILEICDSVSPVDDSKFANLAHQAVDFILVTLKNFLSMGRNLELVEGIINSLVTRLIRQMCSSLSETGSQHTGTNAQFCIQHLIRKLGSEPYIGQRAILSVCQRILVLAERLLFSDPFDDGFPNMHESMFIMIQLIEFLVTDYLSEWSKAEDFDNCMLHTFY